One Archangium violaceum genomic window, CGGCGAGACGGTGGAAGCCGCCGTGATTCGGGAGATCGCCGAGGAGCTGGGCGTGGAGATCGTGATCGACGAGCTGCTCTGCATCGTCGATCAGATCGACCGGGCCGCCGGCACCCATTGGGTGGCGCCGGTCTACCGGGCCGACATCGTCAGGGGCGAGCCGAGCAACCGTGAACCGGCGGCCCTGTCCGCCGTGGGCTGGTTCACGTTGGATTCCCTGCCGCAGCCACTGACCCTGTCGACCCGG contains:
- a CDS encoding NUDIX domain-containing protein, which encodes MDAQPRIGVGAFILDGERRRLLLVRRRRMPEADHWGLPGGKVDFGETVEAAVIREIAEELGVEIVIDELLCIVDQIDRAAGTHWVAPVYRADIVRGEPSNREPAALSAVGWFTLDSLPQPLTLSTRTALARL